The genomic stretch TCCAAAGAAGGCGAataatcaaaactcagaatcacttcTAGTTCAAAACGCAGACCTAATCCTCCCATGGCTAACCCATCAACAGCTCGCCACTCTATCCCTAACCTCCAAATCACTCCACAATCTCTCTCAATCCATAACCCTAAATCGCATCTCCGACGCTTCCAGAAACTTCGAGAATTTCCCAATCCCAttcctcaacaacaacaacaatcaaaacCACCCTTACTCATACTTTCTCTACACACCTTCACTTCTTCTCTCCAGCACCAACAACATCCCTCGTTACCAACCATGGGGTGGCAATTCTGCAACTTCAACAAACCCTAAAACGATTGGTGATAATGATAACGATGATGATGGATTGGTGAGTTTTGTTGATGTGGTGGGTTGTGACTGCGGAGAGATTTGTGGGGAAGAATGTGGGTGTTTAGGGTTTTGTGATGATGTTGGACGGGAGTGTGGACCGGGTTGTTTTTGTGAGGTGGGGTGTGGGAATAGGGTGAGTCGGAATGGGGTTGCGGTTAGGGTTAAGATTGTGAGGTGTGGTGGAGAGAAAGGGTGGGGTTTGTTTGCTGATCAGGTTATTCGTAAAGGAGAGTTCTTGTTTCATTATGCAGGTGATTTTGGAAGTTTGGTATTTTTATGTGCTTGTTTGATTGGTTATGGAATTATGGTGAAGTTGATTATGATATAGTATGTTTAAGTGTTTTCAAGTAGAAGTGATTTTTTTATACGGAATTGATTCTAATTTGAAGCTGAAATTTggagtttttttgtttgtttcgaTAGTAGAAGTTAGAGTTGATTTTAGAATCATGGATTTGATTATGATGTGGTTTTGTGTTTTTGAGTTGAATTGGATTTTTCATCGGAATTGATTCTAATCTGAAGCTGGGATTTAGAGTTTTTGTTTATATAATAGAAGTTAGAATTGATTTTAGAATCGTAGAGTTGATTCCAATGTGTTTTTGTGTTTTCAAGTTTGATTTTCCATTGGAATTGATTCTAATTTGAAGATGGAATTTGGAGTTTTTCCTCCATGATAGAAGCTATAATTGGTTGATTTTGATGTGTTTtacgttttttttcttttcaagttGAATTGATTTTCTCTCCCAAATTGATATCAACTGGAGCTGACATTTTGAATCTAAGCCTCCATAATGGAAGTTAGGATTGATTCTAGAATCATTAAGTTGATTCTGatgtgttttattgtttttttttttgtgtgcatAGAATTGATTTATCCTCGAGAACCTGAAGATGGATTTTGGAGTTTTTTTCCTCCATAATAGAAATTAGAATTGATTGCAGAATCATAAAGTTGATTATGATGTTTTAGTGTGTGTTTAGTTCTAAGGTGAAGAAAATTGATTTAGATTGGGAATATTTAAAGTCTATAAATATAAACTTATCGTAGACTTGTGTTTGGGAAGTAGATAATCTGAGAACGTCTCTTATGAAGGAGAGTAATgcaaaacaatttgaatttaGATTAGTATTATTAGCTAAGATACTTTTGATGCTTTGAATAATATAGGGAATTGAAAGACAATTTATTTTGATGATGATGCCCCTAAGATGGTAAAATCTACCTGCTAATGTTAATGTGACTGTCTCTGATAGTTTCTCAATTCTTTtagtttagtttttaattttaacaCATTAATATTTTGTAAAGTTAATTTGGGGTTTTCTTTTCTGTGTATAAAGGTGAACTATTGACAACCAAAGAAGCACAAAGGAGACAACAATTCTACGATGAATTGTCATCGCGTGGTCGTTTCTCATCTGCACTTTTAGTTGTAAGGGAACATCTTCCATCTGGAAATGCATGTTTGAGATTGAACATAGACGCTACAAGAATAGGAAACGTTGCACGGTTTGTAAATCATTCATGCGATGGCGGTAATTTAAGCACAAAGCTTATTAGAAGTTCAGGAGCTTTGTTCCCCCGCCTTTGCTTCTTTGCTCTGAAAGATATTCAAAAAGACGAAGAGCTTACTTTTAGCTATGGAGAAATCAGGAAAAGGTCCAACGGGTTGCCGTGTTACTGCAACAGCCCTTCTTGCCTTGGAACACTGCCTTCAGAAGACACTTGAAAGTTGAAACATGTATcgagttttattttgtttttaatgagATGAGGAGGGGCCCTCGTTTCGGGGGTTGAGATTGTGTGTAATAGGAAAAGGTAGTTTTCATGAATTTGACAATAGTTCACAACATACATTGTAGCAACAACTATGTAGCATCAACAACACTTAATATGGAAGTGTCGTGTTCAATTTTCTCCAATTAGTATCAGTGTTTGTGTCAGTGTCATGTTCAGTGTCTGCTTCTTAACCGTTGAGGAAGTGTTATTTAATTATTGATATCGTTATGTTGAGCTTTAGTTGAATGATATATGATTATCTTCCGACAATAATTCCAATTGAGGCATTCTTCATTAGTGATGAAATTTAGTATCTTATGTTTGCTCATATAAGATTTATTCTATTTGATTTAACAGCTTGATGCTAGCTATGATTTAGGATTTGGTATAAGCCAGATTTTTTAGAATAATGTTCCGGGGATAGGGGATgtaacaaaagaaacaaaaaatggATACTCAGTGACGACGGTGAGGTAATATTGTTGAGTCATGCCTTCTTTCTTAATCATCATCCTCATACTGTGACAATCTTGAGTTTTGAAAAGGCTCTAAGCTGTGAGATGAAGGTGCTGTCTCCATTGTGAGATCAAAACCATGGTTGAAGTTGTTCATGTTCACGAGGTTGTTGGTTGAAGCAGATGAGTTGTTGGAGTATGCCGGTTGCACGGACACATTGAAGTTTGGTTGCTGTAGTATTTGATGCTGCTGCTGGTGTGTGGTTTGAAGAGTACTTGCATATGCATATCTGCTATTCATCAGTTGAGATTGCATCATAGAAACCTCTGCTTGCATTGCTGCCACCTGGATTGGCCATAAGGTAAGTTTTTCATTATTCTGTTGTTTGCTGAAAATTTGTTGAAAAGGAACTAAAAGAAGGTTAATTTAATCTTCACATGCAAATTTCTTGATTCGTTTCATCGAAAGTGAAATTCGGTTTAAAGTGTAAAGTAAGATATTCCAATTTTTAATGAGAAAATTAGTAGGTGATTCCAACATTTTGAgctgaaaaaaattgttttaccaCTCTTGTATTATGGAATAGAATTCATATAGGCCTTACCAATTATGTAGGGTTTCTATCACTGTAGgaccgacacctctgaaaaaatgcGTGTCAGTGTCCATATCGATAGACAATGACACAATACCGACAtttgtgattacgtttaatttattcattttttcaaattattatcggtgTCAACATATCAGTTAGTGTCGTGTCTGGTGTCTGTGCTTCTTAAGTTTCTTATATGGTTTATTAAAAGTGAATAGATGCTGCAAAACCAGAGATAGATTAATATTCTACTCAAACCTGTTGCTGCAAAGCAAGAATAGTGGACACACAACCATAAACCGGATCCGATAGCCTAGCCTGAGCCTCATAGGATATAGTTGCGGCTGCTTCTTGGCGGTGGTCGGTCGGAATATTGGCCAAAAGCTTCGACACATTGCTAGCACCAAAAACCTTGTGCACAGCCGCAAACCTAGCTGCACCTTGATCTGTACCAAAGTAAGGTGCGAAAATGCATCCACCACTACACTTCCTCCTCAAGAACTTACACGCCCCACAAGGCGCCACAACCGATACATCATGCGTCGTCGCTCCTGCAATGGCTCGCTTTGCAGCATTGACGCCTTTACTACGCCTAGTTCCCGAACCACCATCACCACTATGTGATTCCGCCATAGTAATAGAAAGTCACATACAAATGCGACCGCAATTTAAAACATTGTTGGGTGGATGTATATATGTGATGTTTAGTGAGGGGAGTGAACGTTGATCatgtgaatgatgtttatttatgaGGAAAAAAGAAAGAGTTTAAGGTTGGTGAAGGAGTGTGTGAATAGCAAGGGGTAAGGCTATTGGCGTGTTTGTTAGATtgtgtgaataaaatattaactAGGATGAGAAAATGATGGTTTGTATGAAAAGGTTGTCTTTGTGGAGAGCACAAGAACTGCGTAGTCTTTGCTTCTCTTACCGTGTAGAATGGAAAAACCAAAGACGTGTGTGGTTTTCATGGCTATGCACTCACTCATACAAGattactttttttcttcttctttcttttgtaCAAATATAAAATACACTTAACTATTGAGAGCCTCGAACAATGTGTTAATAATCGGTACGACAATCTAGTCGACAAGACCAAAGGATCTAGTTGAACTTGAGAGTCATTAGTTGAACTGCATAAAATCGGATGCATAAAATCGAATGATTCAAACGGATAATTCAGTTTTAATAACAAAGTTTATAGATATTAAATTGGGTTGAATCATATGATATGacttctttttaaattttaatttataaaatttattacctattttgaagtttttgttattttctttaaacataaataattataaaacgaTGTcgttttaacatttaaaaaagaaagaaaaaaaacaagcaTTAACTCATTTGATTTGCATAAACTCCTGATTCATCGATTTTTTAGGTTTGGACCGTTGTCTACCTATTTGACTGATTACATGGTTAAGCTAATAACCAACTCAATCTGGTTATCCTTAAACCATGCATGGTCAAGCTAATAATAAACTTGAACTTGTTATTTTTAAACCCTAAAGTTTCGAGTTCGACTTGTTCAAGAGGCTAATTCAAGCGAATTTTTATACAAATATTGTTTTCAATGTTTTAAAACCAACATAAGCTAATGACAAACTTGAATCAGTTATCTTTAAACCTTAAGTTACGAGTTTGACTTGATCTCTAAATTTTAGCTTAAAACTTGATCTCTAAATTTTAGCTTAAAACTATATAATACACCTTCTTTCTCTACTTAAAAGTTTCAATTTTTCTGATTCAAATCAAGATCTTCACAACTAGAATTAACTAAGTAATTTTCTTCTCAAACTATCAAGtgtataaataacaaaattcaaACCACAAGACTGATGCTAATGGAAGTTCATTCGTCGAGCCGGTAAAGGCGAAAGCGGAGAGCTATCACTACTAAGAGAGTCACCTCTCCATGCATCTTGAACTTGAGAAGCAAATTGCAAATTCCACAAAACATCTTCTATAGAAGGCCTATCTTCCATCTCTTTAACCAAACACCTCACACAAATCTCCATCATTGTCTTCAACGATTGATCCAAACACGCGTCACGAATCGACGAATCTATAATGCTTCTTCTAGCTTCATCATCTGATATTATACTTGCTTGCAACTGCATCATCATATGatcacaaacacaaaaacaatttCATAAACTTGCAAATCAATCATTTCGAAAATATTGTATAAAAAAAAACTCTATATTATTATTACCAAATCCTTCAAAGTTTCGACATTCCTAGACTTTATAGTCCTTCCTAGAATGAGTTCCATTAGTATCACACCAAAGTCATATATATCAGACTTGTCTTCACTTTTCACACTGCAAAAACAACATCACTACTATAAAAAGTTGAGTACATTTTGCTCAAAACTAGGTTTGAATTCGATCACAAACCTTTTGTTAAAGCTAGGACTTTTCGATAACAAAGGCATATTATAACTACTGATTTTCGCAACAAAGTTCTGATCCAATAAAACATCTGCGATTTTGAGATTGTTCGAGTATACGCCAGGAACAATCTCTGTATGCAAAAACTGAATCCCTTTCGCTACTCCAGTTGCAGCCGCGATGCGTTGAGTCCATGTAAGCGACTTTCTATAATGCCTATCTGCCACATTACATGTTCATATAGAAGATTTAGACACAAAATCACAATCATGGTTTTAAATCGTGGTTGCAGTTACGCTAAAACCTATTTGCAGTTGAAATTGACGAGTTACCTGAGATCCAGCTCTTGAGTGATCCATTTGGTACATACTCAAAGACGATAAATATCCGTCTGACATTTGCATCATCTAGGTAATATTCGAAGCAATGTCCGAGAACACTAACTAAATGATGATGCCGGAATTTCGATATCATTTCTATGTGCTGCATGAAATCTTTAGTCTTGTAGCTTTTGGTCAATCTCACACTTCTAATAGCAACTAGTGAACCTTCTTTCAGTTGGCCTCTATTCATCTAAACCATCAAAGAAAATATACAATTATAAGTCGGTTCTGTTGGGTTGAGTTAAGTCGAGCCTAAAATAAGTTGCTTACCTGTCCTTGAGAGCCTTCACCTCCCATGAAAGAAGTGGTGTCAAAGTTGTTAGTAGCTGCCATAATCTCTTCTAGGGAAAAAGCTCTATAAGGTGGTAGGCCAACACTTCCAAAGTTCATTGTTTTGGATACATACCCTTAAGTAGAAGATAAACACATTATTATCATCTATCTTTAACAAGAAAGAATACAAAAAATTAAGATTCATCAATATTAATATTCTCATAACTCAACCAGAGCCAGAGCCGTTTTAAGTTTTTGAAGGTCCTGTATAGGTTAGTTACGATTCATCTGTGACAAAAT from Vicia villosa cultivar HV-30 ecotype Madison, WI linkage group LG4, Vvil1.0, whole genome shotgun sequence encodes the following:
- the LOC131594504 gene encoding LOB domain-containing protein 20 is translated as MAESHSGDGGSGTRRSKGVNAAKRAIAGATTHDVSVVAPCGACKFLRRKCSGGCIFAPYFGTDQGAARFAAVHKVFGASNVSKLLANIPTDHRQEAAATISYEAQARLSDPVYGCVSTILALQQQVAAMQAEVSMMQSQLMNSRYAYASTLQTTHQQQHQILQQPNFNVSVQPAYSNNSSASTNNLVNMNNFNHGFDLTMETAPSSHSLEPFQNSRLSQYEDDD
- the LOC131594503 gene encoding histone-lysine N-methyltransferase SUVR3; the encoded protein is MNVKQTEMKLPKKANNQNSESLLVQNADLILPWLTHQQLATLSLTSKSLHNLSQSITLNRISDASRNFENFPIPFLNNNNNQNHPYSYFLYTPSLLLSSTNNIPRYQPWGGNSATSTNPKTIGDNDNDDDGLVSFVDVVGCDCGEICGEECGCLGFCDDVGRECGPGCFCEVGCGNRVSRNGVAVRVKIVRCGGEKGWGLFADQVIRKGEFLFHYAGELLTTKEAQRRQQFYDELSSRGRFSSALLVVREHLPSGNACLRLNIDATRIGNVARFVNHSCDGGNLSTKLIRSSGALFPRLCFFALKDIQKDEELTFSYGEIRKRSNGLPCYCNSPSCLGTLPSEDT